A region from the Algoriphagus machipongonensis genome encodes:
- a CDS encoding NADPH:quinone oxidoreductase family protein — protein MKAIVCEEFGSVENLFLGERPDPIPDSNQVLIKVEACGVSFPDLLILQNKYQFQPSLPYSPGGEAAGQIVEVGKEVKNFQKGDRVLALCRWGGFAEKVVVDAERVFKIPNAISYVMAASSIYSYSTSYHALKDRGELKKGETLLVLGGSGAIGSAAIELGKAMGAKVIAAASSDEKLAFCKEKGADELINYGSEDLKNKIKELTDGKGVDVVLDPVGGNFTEAALRGTAWKGRYLIVGFANGEIPKIPMNLPLLKGCAIVGVFWGNFSKKEVELNLQNMDRLNQWFLEGKLKGESIQEYHLSEAKKAILALQERSKFKKGVVRIS, from the coding sequence ATGAAAGCGATTGTTTGTGAAGAGTTCGGGTCTGTAGAAAATCTATTTTTAGGAGAAAGGCCTGATCCAATTCCCGATTCCAATCAGGTGTTGATCAAAGTAGAAGCTTGTGGAGTGAGTTTTCCGGATTTGTTGATTCTGCAGAATAAATATCAATTTCAGCCCTCCCTTCCCTATTCTCCAGGCGGAGAAGCAGCAGGTCAAATTGTGGAGGTGGGTAAGGAGGTGAAAAACTTCCAAAAAGGTGATCGGGTTTTGGCTCTTTGTCGATGGGGAGGCTTTGCTGAGAAAGTAGTGGTAGATGCTGAACGAGTTTTTAAAATCCCAAATGCAATTTCTTATGTAATGGCAGCAAGCTCAATTTATTCTTACAGCACTTCTTACCATGCTTTAAAAGATCGTGGGGAATTGAAGAAAGGAGAAACTCTCCTTGTTTTAGGGGGTTCTGGAGCCATAGGATCGGCAGCCATTGAATTGGGGAAGGCAATGGGTGCCAAAGTAATCGCTGCTGCTTCATCAGATGAAAAACTGGCTTTCTGTAAGGAAAAGGGAGCCGATGAGCTGATTAACTATGGTAGTGAGGATCTAAAAAATAAAATTAAGGAATTGACGGATGGGAAAGGAGTGGATGTGGTGCTAGATCCGGTGGGTGGCAACTTCACTGAGGCGGCTTTGAGAGGCACTGCATGGAAGGGACGCTATCTTATTGTTGGTTTTGCTAATGGAGAGATTCCAAAAATTCCGATGAATCTTCCTCTGCTTAAGGGATGTGCTATTGTAGGGGTATTTTGGGGTAATTTTTCAAAGAAAGAAGTAGAATTAAACCTTCAAAATATGGATCGGCTAAATCAATGGTTTCTAGAGGGTAAACTTAAAGGAGAATCAATTCAAGAGTATCATTTGTCAGAAGCCAAAAAAGCTATCCTAGCTCTTCAAGAAAGAAGTAAATTTAAAAAGGGAGTTGTTAGAATTTCTTAA
- a CDS encoding energy transducer TonB, translating to MKKTSLILALLIFAGLSSYAQSSEEKLGMNQMFAKSVKYPAEARMENETGIVTLSVEIDEEGYPVGEPKVYAASDILKEEILRTYNQVKEAWDPSFLDGKEAGEEYLMSFEFIMKKGAEFIKNPLKEYKVEKEVDHLAILNKAIEENPFSSKLYEKRSEYYTMKGEMWLAKLDYNQSEFLKKNELTNVVIVGYGASNKPKSL from the coding sequence ATGAAAAAGACTTCTTTGATTCTCGCTCTATTAATTTTTGCTGGGCTCAGCTCTTATGCTCAATCTTCAGAAGAAAAGCTCGGGATGAATCAGATGTTTGCTAAATCAGTAAAATATCCGGCTGAAGCTAGAATGGAAAATGAAACTGGAATTGTGACGCTTTCCGTAGAAATAGATGAAGAAGGATACCCAGTAGGAGAACCTAAGGTTTATGCTGCAAGCGACATTTTGAAAGAGGAAATCCTCCGGACTTATAACCAAGTAAAAGAAGCGTGGGACCCTTCCTTCTTAGATGGAAAAGAAGCCGGTGAAGAATACCTAATGTCATTCGAGTTTATAATGAAAAAGGGTGCTGAATTTATCAAAAACCCGCTGAAAGAATACAAAGTAGAAAAAGAGGTGGACCATTTAGCGATTCTAAATAAAGCCATTGAAGAGAATCCTTTTTCATCAAAATTGTATGAAAAAAGAAGTGAATATTATACCATGAAAGGTGAAATGTGGCTTGCTAAGCTAGATTATAACCAAAGTGAGTTTTTAAAGAAAAATGAACTGACCAATGTAGTGATTGTAGGGTATGGTGCATCAAACAAACCTAAATCACTGTAA
- a CDS encoding Gfo/Idh/MocA family protein — protein sequence MSKSSFSRRKFLSTSLLTTVGLSSIPAMTFANASSSKIIDSGQVRLGFIGVGRQAMGLLNNMMKNPLVEVVAGADIYKIKLERFKQRVAKNYQERNQESPAVSLYDDYKKLLENPEVDAVVIASPDHWHALMAIDACHAGKDIYLEKPLTFTIKEGQELVKAVRSNGTVLAVGSMQRSGANFQHAVRMVQKGNLGKISEVLVNVGTPANPKPYDLPAQPVPEGLDWNSWVGPLPDIHYNEELNPPISLNPEENEKMWGAWRWYQETGGGLMTDWGAHMVDIAQWGLGMDRNGPSEIIPASDSNPLTYYYSNGIKMHITPFDEGRQGVKFFGEKGWIKVSRGQYDTNVASCERKFSNEETSFGAHHVDFIDSILKRKDPVVPVEIGHSTCTACTLGNIAAKLGRPLKWDPNTQEFIDDFEANTQLHYVYQNGYSLG from the coding sequence ATGAGTAAATCCTCTTTTTCAAGACGGAAGTTTTTAAGCACCTCCCTCTTAACGACAGTTGGCCTGAGCAGTATACCAGCCATGACTTTCGCCAATGCATCTTCTTCAAAAATAATCGATTCTGGTCAAGTCCGACTGGGATTTATCGGAGTTGGTAGACAGGCCATGGGTTTGCTGAATAATATGATGAAAAACCCTTTAGTGGAAGTAGTCGCCGGTGCTGATATCTATAAAATCAAATTAGAGAGATTCAAACAGCGCGTAGCTAAAAATTATCAGGAAAGGAATCAAGAAAGCCCAGCTGTGAGCTTATATGATGACTACAAAAAATTATTAGAAAACCCTGAGGTAGACGCGGTAGTGATTGCGTCGCCAGATCATTGGCATGCTTTGATGGCCATTGATGCTTGTCATGCAGGAAAAGATATTTACCTGGAAAAACCCCTCACTTTTACCATAAAAGAGGGGCAGGAATTAGTCAAAGCGGTCCGATCAAATGGTACCGTGCTAGCGGTAGGAAGTATGCAACGATCTGGAGCCAATTTCCAACATGCTGTTAGAATGGTTCAGAAAGGAAATCTTGGCAAAATTTCAGAGGTATTGGTAAATGTAGGAACTCCTGCTAACCCAAAACCCTATGACTTACCCGCTCAACCTGTTCCTGAAGGTTTAGACTGGAATTCCTGGGTTGGGCCACTGCCTGACATCCATTACAATGAAGAACTCAATCCTCCCATCAGCTTAAACCCTGAGGAAAATGAAAAAATGTGGGGAGCCTGGAGATGGTATCAGGAAACAGGAGGAGGCTTGATGACAGACTGGGGTGCACATATGGTCGATATAGCCCAATGGGGATTGGGAATGGACAGAAATGGACCATCCGAAATTATCCCTGCTTCAGACTCCAATCCTTTGACCTATTATTATTCCAATGGAATTAAGATGCACATCACACCCTTTGATGAAGGAAGACAAGGGGTTAAGTTTTTTGGGGAAAAGGGCTGGATAAAAGTGTCAAGAGGGCAATATGATACGAATGTGGCTTCCTGCGAAAGAAAGTTCTCAAATGAAGAAACAAGCTTTGGAGCTCATCATGTGGATTTCATCGATTCGATTCTGAAAAGAAAAGATCCCGTTGTTCCCGTGGAAATTGGCCATAGCACCTGTACAGCCTGTACTTTAGGAAACATAGCTGCTAAACTAGGAAGGCCATTGAAGTGGGATCCCAATACGCAAGAATTCATCGATGACTTCGAAGCAAATACACAATTGCATTATGTCTATCAAAATGGCTATTCCCTTGGCTAA
- a CDS encoding energy transducer TonB produces the protein MLRGLVCYFLFLISFCSIAQTPFDPETESDFVKASYTKGNLITILSQGLTYPEKAVANGVEGNVIYSLKIDSSGNLESVEVKEEVSDELAAQAEESLAKLTADWTPSKLNGEAVDREYLVIFSYNIYYNSLPTDYHGKAKKFQDKGKLEKAVKVYDEAIENNPYTPEYYIMRARLKKELGDLEGASSDELQADKLKMELLAMVEIGQTQTLR, from the coding sequence ATGCTTAGAGGCCTAGTATGCTATTTCTTGTTTTTGATATCTTTTTGTTCCATTGCCCAGACTCCATTTGACCCAGAAACGGAATCTGATTTTGTAAAAGCCAGTTATACCAAGGGAAATTTGATTACTATTTTGAGCCAAGGGCTAACTTACCCAGAGAAAGCCGTGGCCAACGGTGTGGAAGGGAATGTCATTTATTCATTAAAAATTGATTCTTCAGGAAATCTTGAATCTGTTGAAGTGAAGGAAGAGGTTTCCGATGAACTTGCTGCTCAAGCAGAAGAAAGCCTTGCAAAACTTACCGCTGATTGGACTCCGAGTAAACTTAATGGTGAGGCTGTTGACAGGGAATACCTAGTTATCTTCAGCTATAATATCTATTACAATTCTCTTCCAACAGACTATCATGGAAAAGCAAAAAAGTTTCAGGATAAGGGAAAGCTAGAGAAAGCAGTAAAAGTTTACGATGAGGCAATAGAAAATAACCCTTATACCCCAGAATATTATATTATGAGAGCAAGGCTCAAAAAAGAACTGGGAGATTTAGAAGGTGCAAGCAGTGATGAGTTGCAGGCGGATAAATTAAAAATGGAGCTTTTAGCAATGGTAGAAATTGGCCAAACTCAAACTTTAAGATAG
- a CDS encoding hydrogen peroxide-inducible genes activator, with protein MTIQQLEYLIAVDKHRHFGQAAESCFVTQPTLSAQLSKLERDLGVILFDRSKMPVIPTEIGVQIIAQAKKVVSEGKGIFELVAQLKGDISGVIKLGIIPTLAPYLLHLFIRSFLEKFPKVKLEVQEMVTEEVVRKLKNDDLDLGIIVTPLEENGILEKPMFYEKFYAYLSQDHPLLKEKVFKPDMVKKEDLWILQQGHCFRDQVINLCDQNLSGPSNFHYESGSLEGLKNMVNKYKGITLLPELATFDLSDEEKKRLRPFDGVPPTREVSIILNRSYLKQKLVELLYNEITEAIPSEMTSKAHGKIVRFK; from the coding sequence ATGACCATCCAACAACTTGAATATTTGATCGCTGTGGATAAGCACAGACATTTTGGGCAGGCTGCAGAAAGCTGCTTTGTTACTCAACCTACCTTGAGTGCTCAATTGAGTAAGTTGGAAAGGGATCTAGGAGTAATCCTTTTTGATCGTAGCAAAATGCCCGTGATTCCTACTGAAATTGGCGTTCAGATCATTGCACAGGCCAAAAAAGTCGTTTCTGAAGGTAAGGGGATATTTGAGTTGGTGGCTCAGCTCAAAGGCGATATTTCAGGAGTGATTAAGCTGGGAATAATACCTACACTTGCTCCTTATCTTCTTCATTTATTCATTCGAAGTTTCTTAGAAAAGTTTCCAAAAGTCAAGTTGGAAGTACAGGAAATGGTGACCGAGGAGGTTGTCAGGAAATTAAAAAATGATGATTTAGATCTTGGGATTATTGTAACTCCACTGGAAGAAAATGGCATCTTGGAAAAGCCTATGTTCTATGAAAAGTTTTATGCCTATCTCAGTCAAGATCATCCTCTTTTGAAGGAAAAAGTTTTTAAGCCTGATATGGTTAAGAAAGAAGACCTTTGGATTTTGCAGCAGGGGCATTGCTTCAGGGATCAAGTAATTAATTTATGTGATCAGAATCTCAGTGGACCCAGCAATTTTCACTATGAAAGTGGTTCTTTGGAAGGACTAAAAAACATGGTGAATAAATACAAGGGAATTACCTTACTTCCCGAATTGGCAACGTTTGACCTTTCAGATGAGGAAAAGAAAAGACTTAGACCTTTTGATGGAGTTCCACCTACTCGAGAAGTAAGTATCATTCTCAATAGAAGCTATCTAAAGCAAAAATTGGTGGAATTGCTATATAATGAGATCACAGAGGCTATTCCTAGCGAAATGACATCAAAGGCACATGGTAAGATTGTGCGTTTTAAGTGA
- a CDS encoding MarR family winged helix-turn-helix transcriptional regulator: MSLHHQLSLSLYTNSRAFIQLIQGYLNDFHLTYPQYMAMSILWEEDGILVKQLGEKLHLDSGTLTPLLKKLEAMNYVKRVRGEQDERTVRIELTYPGKSLQPKILQALSPLEENINEYISQDVVALNNSLQNLFESIETLKQKSKE; this comes from the coding sequence ATGTCCCTTCACCATCAATTATCTCTTTCCCTGTACACCAATTCAAGAGCCTTTATCCAATTGATACAGGGATACTTGAATGATTTTCATCTGACTTATCCACAGTATATGGCCATGAGTATTTTATGGGAGGAAGATGGGATTTTGGTTAAGCAATTGGGTGAAAAGCTTCATCTGGACTCGGGTACTCTTACACCGTTGCTTAAAAAACTAGAGGCCATGAACTATGTGAAGCGGGTAAGAGGAGAGCAAGATGAACGAACAGTAAGAATAGAGTTGACCTACCCAGGAAAATCTCTACAACCTAAAATCCTTCAAGCTCTCTCCCCTTTGGAGGAAAACATCAATGAATATATTAGTCAGGATGTAGTGGCATTAAACAATTCTTTGCAAAACCTGTTTGAGAGCATAGAAACCCTCAAACAGAAAAGTAAAGAATGA
- a CDS encoding protein-disulfide reductase DsbD family protein: MKFPRFLLAFAAFFILLINFGELKGQIVTPPEWEITLSPEKPALGEEATLVLEAKIPIGWYVYSNDFDPDLGPNLTELNLEESEDYTVSGNLIAIDPKEKYDETWEGDVTYFMGKGRFEQGVILNTPTGTIQGNLEYQMCSDVTGLCINYDLDILVNFNTETGENSSSTSEESSENNTESDSPFGMVDSEDNSSDTQVLNNTNFTADNEIVDTSLIGFMALAFLAGLAALLTPCVFPMIPMTVTFFTGRSKSKAKGIQQAIIYGLSIIGIYTIAGTAVAAIQGPEFANWLATHWLPNLFFFGVFIFFALAFLGLFEINLPSGLVNKVDAKAEKGGFAGVFFMAFTLVLVSFSCTGPIVGSILISSAGGELIKPVLGMFAFSMAFAIPFTLFAIFPEWMKSLPKSGGWLNSVKVVLGFLELALAFKFLSMADLVYHWGILDRDVFLVIWIVIFAALGFYLLGKIKLPHDSQTESIGVPRLLLALITFMFVIYMIPGLFGAPLKLLSGYLPPLTTQNFSLTSSKTDSAEESSSENIKYDDILDIPLGINGYFDYDQALAAAKKEGKPLMIDFTGHGCVNCRKMEENVWVEPAVLSRLKNDFVMVALYIDERLELPESEWYTSEYDGKVKKTLGKQNADFQITKFNNNAQPYYVILDHDENLLAKPHSYDTNIQNFVDFLDGAKEEFEKRK; this comes from the coding sequence ATGAAATTTCCTCGATTTCTGCTGGCTTTCGCAGCCTTCTTTATTTTACTTATAAACTTCGGAGAGCTGAAGGGTCAAATTGTGACCCCACCAGAATGGGAAATAACGTTATCTCCTGAAAAACCAGCTTTGGGAGAAGAGGCAACTCTTGTCTTGGAAGCTAAAATTCCAATCGGGTGGTATGTTTATTCCAATGATTTTGACCCGGACCTAGGGCCAAATCTCACAGAATTAAATCTTGAGGAATCTGAGGATTATACGGTTTCAGGAAACTTAATTGCCATTGACCCTAAAGAGAAATATGATGAAACCTGGGAAGGGGATGTCACTTACTTCATGGGGAAGGGAAGGTTTGAGCAAGGAGTTATTTTAAACACGCCAACTGGAACAATCCAAGGCAATTTGGAATATCAGATGTGCTCGGATGTAACTGGGCTTTGCATCAATTACGACCTGGATATTCTTGTCAACTTCAATACAGAAACTGGAGAAAACTCTAGCTCGACTTCTGAAGAATCTTCTGAAAATAATACGGAATCAGACAGTCCATTTGGGATGGTAGATTCTGAAGATAATTCGAGTGATACCCAAGTCTTAAACAACACGAATTTTACCGCAGATAACGAGATCGTTGATACATCATTAATTGGCTTCATGGCCTTGGCCTTTTTAGCAGGATTGGCAGCTTTATTGACTCCATGCGTGTTCCCGATGATTCCGATGACGGTAACTTTCTTTACTGGAAGATCTAAATCCAAAGCTAAGGGAATACAACAAGCCATTATCTACGGTCTCTCCATCATTGGGATATATACCATCGCCGGAACAGCTGTAGCAGCTATTCAGGGACCAGAGTTTGCAAATTGGCTGGCAACTCATTGGCTACCCAATCTCTTTTTCTTCGGAGTATTTATCTTCTTTGCCCTAGCTTTCTTAGGCTTATTCGAGATCAATCTTCCTTCTGGATTGGTGAATAAAGTAGATGCAAAAGCAGAAAAAGGAGGCTTCGCTGGCGTGTTCTTCATGGCCTTTACTTTAGTGCTGGTTTCATTTTCCTGTACAGGACCGATTGTAGGATCCATTCTTATTTCATCCGCAGGTGGTGAACTCATTAAGCCAGTTTTAGGAATGTTTGCCTTTTCTATGGCTTTTGCTATTCCTTTCACCTTGTTTGCCATTTTCCCAGAGTGGATGAAGTCTCTTCCTAAGTCTGGTGGATGGTTAAACTCTGTCAAAGTAGTTTTAGGTTTCTTGGAACTTGCCCTGGCCTTTAAATTCCTTTCTATGGCAGACTTGGTTTACCATTGGGGAATTTTGGACCGAGATGTATTCTTGGTGATATGGATTGTAATTTTTGCTGCCTTAGGGTTTTACCTTCTTGGGAAAATCAAACTACCACATGACTCTCAAACAGAATCTATTGGAGTACCAAGACTTCTTTTGGCTTTGATCACATTTATGTTTGTCATCTATATGATTCCTGGCCTGTTTGGAGCTCCACTTAAGCTACTCAGCGGATACCTTCCTCCTTTGACCACACAGAATTTTTCCTTGACATCAAGTAAGACAGATTCTGCGGAAGAAAGTAGTTCTGAAAACATCAAATACGATGATATCTTAGATATCCCTTTAGGGATCAATGGCTACTTCGACTATGATCAAGCCCTAGCTGCTGCAAAGAAAGAAGGGAAGCCATTAATGATTGATTTTACTGGACATGGCTGTGTGAATTGCCGAAAAATGGAAGAAAATGTTTGGGTAGAGCCAGCCGTTTTATCCAGATTGAAGAATGACTTTGTGATGGTGGCGCTCTATATCGATGAACGCTTGGAGTTACCAGAAAGTGAATGGTATACTTCTGAATACGATGGCAAAGTCAAAAAGACATTGGGTAAACAGAATGCAGATTTTCAGATTACCAAGTTCAACAATAACGCCCAGCCCTATTATGTGATCTTGGATCATGATGAAAACTTGCTTGCCAAGCCCCATTCTTATGATACAAATATTCAGAATTTTGTAGACTTTTTAGACGGAGCAAAAGAAGAATTTGAGAAGAGAAAATAA
- a CDS encoding redoxin domain-containing protein, with protein sequence MKSKLTIIILAEILLLFVFLFSRCSSKESSGEMENTSSDDSMASFVADPQVVAEKPIPKLQIGDTAPDFNLPGIDGDFHQLSEYDDSDVLVVNFTCNHCPTAQAYEDRYIKAVEDYKDKSVAFIAISTNSPIAILPEELGYTDLSDTYEEMKIRAAEKAYNFPYLYDGDTHEFSLAYGPVATPHVFVFDKNRKLTYSGRIDVSEKPGTANAEDLRKAIDYTLSGEALPEEEAMTPSFGCSMKWAWKNDYTIKTNKAWKEKEVTLEKLSPSGLAELLQNNTDELLLVNFWATWCGPCIIEYPEFVTMQRMYGKRDFQFVSVSMDRPDQDAKALKYLKGKYSALPNYLMDTEDKYEVIDVVGKEWDGSLPITLLIEPGGQIAYKISGPMDPLTMKKQIVDHPKIGRYY encoded by the coding sequence ATGAAATCGAAATTAACGATCATTATACTAGCAGAAATTCTGCTGCTATTTGTCTTTTTGTTTTCACGATGCTCTTCCAAAGAGTCATCTGGTGAAATGGAAAATACCAGTTCTGATGATTCCATGGCCTCTTTTGTGGCCGATCCCCAAGTCGTGGCGGAAAAACCTATTCCCAAACTTCAAATAGGAGATACCGCCCCAGATTTTAATTTACCGGGAATAGATGGGGATTTTCATCAACTTTCAGAGTATGATGATTCGGATGTTTTAGTTGTGAATTTTACTTGCAATCATTGTCCCACAGCGCAGGCATACGAGGATCGATATATCAAAGCGGTGGAAGATTATAAAGACAAGAGTGTTGCCTTTATAGCAATTTCTACCAATAGTCCGATCGCAATTCTTCCAGAAGAATTGGGCTATACTGATTTGAGTGATACGTATGAGGAAATGAAAATTAGAGCAGCAGAAAAGGCTTATAATTTTCCGTACCTCTATGATGGGGATACGCATGAGTTTTCGTTGGCCTATGGACCAGTGGCCACACCGCATGTATTTGTCTTTGATAAAAACCGTAAACTCACCTACTCTGGTAGAATAGATGTTTCAGAAAAACCTGGGACGGCAAATGCCGAAGATCTCCGCAAAGCAATTGACTATACGCTTTCTGGAGAAGCTTTGCCCGAGGAAGAAGCCATGACTCCTTCATTTGGATGTTCTATGAAATGGGCTTGGAAAAATGATTATACGATCAAAACAAATAAGGCCTGGAAAGAAAAAGAAGTCACCTTAGAAAAGCTTTCTCCCAGTGGACTTGCCGAACTGCTTCAAAATAACACAGATGAATTACTGCTTGTCAACTTTTGGGCGACCTGGTGCGGGCCTTGCATCATAGAATATCCAGAGTTTGTAACCATGCAACGGATGTATGGAAAACGTGATTTTCAATTTGTTTCTGTGAGCATGGATAGACCCGATCAAGATGCGAAAGCCTTAAAATACCTGAAAGGAAAATACTCCGCTTTGCCCAATTATTTAATGGACACGGAAGATAAATATGAAGTTATTGACGTGGTGGGAAAGGAATGGGATGGAAGCTTACCTATCACGCTTTTGATAGAGCCAGGTGGACAAATAGCCTACAAAATTTCTGGACCTATGGATCCTTTGACTATGAAAAAACAAATTGTAGACCATCCTAAAATCGGTCGATATTATTAA
- a CDS encoding dipeptidase: MAVNDFIRDNKDRFLNELLDLLRIPSVSADPKFKDDVFAAAEFVKESMEKAGADTVEICQTAGYPIVYGEKIIDPSLPTVLVYGHYDVQPADPYELWDSPPFEPVIKKTEQHPEGAIFARGSADDKGQFYMHVKAFEAMMASGDLPCNVKFMIEGEEEVGSDNLDKFVIENKEKLKADVILISDTHMISMQDPSITVGLRGMAYMEVEVTGSNRDLHSGTYGGAVANPINVLCDMIASMKDENDHITIPGFYDKVQELTAAQRERLNLAPFDLKEYQDKLDIEEVHGEKGFTTIERVGIRPTLDVNGIWGGYIGEGAKTVLPSKAHAKISMRLVPDQDWHEISELFENYFKSIAPKSVKVKVKAHHGGAPAVVSDSSVGYKAAEAAMEETFGKRPIPTREGGSIPIVALFQKELGSDPILFGFGLDTDALHSPNEHYGVANYFIGIETIAAFFRHFRNLKQQ, translated from the coding sequence ATGGCTGTAAATGATTTTATCCGAGACAACAAAGATCGATTTCTTAATGAATTATTGGATTTGCTCAGAATTCCTTCTGTAAGTGCTGACCCTAAATTTAAAGACGATGTTTTTGCTGCTGCAGAGTTTGTGAAAGAAAGCATGGAAAAAGCAGGGGCAGATACGGTTGAAATCTGTCAAACCGCAGGCTATCCAATCGTCTATGGAGAAAAAATCATTGACCCTAGCCTTCCTACTGTTTTGGTTTATGGCCACTATGATGTGCAGCCAGCAGACCCCTATGAGTTATGGGATTCCCCTCCTTTTGAGCCAGTGATCAAAAAGACAGAGCAGCATCCTGAAGGAGCCATTTTTGCCAGAGGATCTGCAGATGACAAAGGACAGTTTTACATGCATGTGAAGGCTTTCGAAGCGATGATGGCTTCAGGAGATTTGCCTTGCAATGTGAAATTCATGATAGAAGGAGAAGAGGAAGTGGGTTCGGATAATCTTGACAAATTCGTTATTGAAAACAAAGAGAAACTGAAGGCTGATGTCATCTTGATCTCTGATACGCATATGATTTCCATGCAAGATCCATCTATTACAGTTGGTTTGCGAGGAATGGCTTACATGGAAGTTGAAGTTACTGGTTCCAATCGTGACCTTCACTCTGGCACTTACGGCGGAGCGGTCGCTAACCCGATCAATGTGCTTTGTGATATGATTGCTTCGATGAAGGATGAAAATGATCATATCACCATTCCTGGCTTTTATGATAAAGTCCAAGAGTTAACTGCAGCACAAAGAGAGCGTCTAAACCTAGCGCCATTTGATCTTAAGGAATACCAGGATAAGTTAGATATTGAGGAAGTTCACGGAGAAAAAGGCTTTACAACCATAGAGCGGGTGGGGATTAGACCTACGCTGGACGTGAATGGAATCTGGGGAGGATATATAGGTGAAGGAGCCAAAACCGTCCTTCCTTCAAAAGCGCATGCAAAAATCTCCATGAGACTTGTTCCTGATCAGGACTGGCATGAGATCTCCGAACTATTTGAAAACTATTTCAAATCCATCGCTCCGAAATCTGTAAAAGTCAAAGTGAAAGCTCATCATGGTGGAGCTCCAGCCGTAGTATCAGATTCATCTGTAGGTTACAAAGCTGCTGAAGCTGCCATGGAAGAGACTTTTGGAAAAAGACCAATACCTACTAGAGAAGGTGGTTCCATTCCGATTGTTGCTTTATTCCAAAAAGAATTGGGATCAGATCCTATTTTATTCGGATTTGGACTTGATACTGACGCTTTGCATTCGCCAAATGAACATTATGGTGTCGCAAACTATTTCATAGGTATTGAAACCATTGCTGCTTTCTTTAGACACTTTAGAAATCTAAAACAGCAATAA
- a CDS encoding copper resistance protein NlpE, whose product MINSKIILLGFIICLFTACSEKNTSSQETVETEEITPATTLHEADNSMTSLDWNGTYSGIVPCADCTGIETTLTLNRDMTYRIVTNYLGRNDALEETFNGTFHWDETGSKVILVDVKYAPSQFKVGEDKIWQLDRSGQMITGDLADHYILHKK is encoded by the coding sequence ATGATTAATTCCAAAATCATCCTACTCGGATTCATAATCTGTCTTTTTACTGCCTGTTCGGAGAAAAATACCTCGAGCCAAGAAACAGTTGAAACTGAAGAAATCACCCCGGCAACTACGCTTCACGAGGCAGATAACTCTATGACTTCTTTGGATTGGAATGGCACATATTCTGGGATAGTCCCATGTGCCGATTGCACTGGGATTGAAACTACTCTGACGTTAAACCGAGACATGACTTATAGGATCGTCACCAATTATTTGGGTAGAAACGATGCTTTGGAAGAAACTTTTAACGGAACCTTCCATTGGGATGAAACAGGATCCAAGGTCATTTTGGTAGACGTAAAATATGCTCCATCACAATTTAAAGTGGGAGAAGATAAAATCTGGCAACTTGATCGTTCAGGGCAGATGATCACTGGAGACTTGGCAGATCATTACATCCTACACAAAAAATAA
- a CDS encoding organic hydroperoxide resistance protein has translation MKKLSVDYTAVAVNTGGRKGHVKTDDGLLDFDVAMPKEIGGEGGKTNPEQLFAAGYAACFGGALGSVAGKISLRDSEITAKVHLGSFAPEDYGLGVDIFVKIPHAKSLEEAQKLADEAHAICPYSKATAGNIEVNVTAIL, from the coding sequence ATGAAAAAATTATCAGTTGACTACACAGCAGTAGCTGTAAATACCGGAGGTAGAAAAGGTCATGTTAAAACAGATGATGGCTTATTGGATTTTGACGTAGCAATGCCAAAAGAAATAGGTGGTGAAGGAGGAAAAACTAATCCAGAGCAACTTTTTGCTGCAGGCTATGCTGCATGTTTCGGAGGCGCACTTGGGTCTGTAGCTGGAAAGATCAGCCTAAGAGATTCCGAAATCACTGCAAAAGTACACTTAGGAAGTTTTGCTCCTGAGGACTACGGATTAGGAGTGGATATTTTTGTCAAAATACCTCATGCAAAATCACTAGAAGAGGCTCAAAAACTTGCTGATGAAGCACATGCAATTTGCCCTTATTCTAAGGCAACGGCTGGAAATATTGAAGTCAATGTAACTGCAATCCTCTAA